Proteins encoded within one genomic window of Brachybacterium avium:
- the argH gene encoding argininosuccinate lyase, which produces MPSSASGPTGEADPAAAADPSAAQENASLWGGRFGSGPAAALAALSVSTHFDWRLAQYDLRGSKAHANVLHAAGLLGDDELSGMQDALDRLAADVASGEFTAAPEDEDVHTALERGLIERAGPELGGKLRAGRSRNDQIATLIRLFIRDQARAIGEQVLDLVDVLVARAREVHGAPMPGRTHLQHAQPLLLSHHLLAHAWPLLRNVERLRDLDVRADSSPYGSGALAGSSLGLDPQAIAAELGFTDSVWNSIDGTASRDLTAEFSFVLAMIGIDLSRLAEEIILWNTKEFSFITLDDAYSTGSSIMPQKKNPDIAELARGKAGRVVGDLVGLLTTLKALPLAYNRDLQEDKEPVFDQVDSLDLVLPAFTGMMATLVFHTDRMAELAPQGFSLATDIADHLVRRGVPFRSAHEISGACVKVAEEQDKELWDLTDQELTSISEHLDGSVRSVLSVDGSIASRDAKGGTAPVRVAEQEEAADAAASALRRFTRDR; this is translated from the coding sequence ATGCCTTCCAGCGCCTCCGGCCCCACGGGCGAGGCGGATCCGGCGGCCGCCGCCGACCCGTCGGCCGCGCAGGAGAACGCCTCGCTGTGGGGCGGACGCTTCGGCTCCGGCCCGGCGGCCGCCCTGGCGGCGCTGTCGGTCTCCACGCATTTCGACTGGCGTCTGGCGCAGTACGACCTGCGCGGCTCGAAGGCACACGCGAACGTGCTGCACGCCGCCGGTCTGCTGGGCGACGACGAGCTCTCCGGGATGCAGGACGCCCTGGACCGGCTCGCGGCCGACGTCGCCTCCGGCGAGTTCACCGCCGCGCCCGAGGACGAGGACGTGCACACCGCCCTCGAGCGCGGTCTCATCGAACGAGCAGGCCCCGAGCTCGGCGGCAAGCTGCGCGCCGGTCGCTCGCGCAACGACCAGATCGCCACCCTGATCCGGCTGTTCATCCGCGATCAGGCCCGCGCGATCGGCGAGCAGGTCCTGGACCTGGTCGATGTGCTGGTGGCACGGGCCCGTGAGGTGCACGGCGCCCCGATGCCCGGTCGCACGCACCTCCAGCACGCCCAGCCGCTGCTGCTCAGCCACCACCTGCTGGCCCACGCCTGGCCGCTGCTGCGAAACGTGGAGCGGCTGCGGGACCTGGACGTGCGGGCGGACAGCTCCCCGTACGGCTCCGGCGCCCTGGCCGGCTCGAGCCTGGGCCTGGACCCGCAGGCGATCGCGGCGGAGCTGGGCTTCACGGACTCGGTGTGGAACTCGATCGACGGGACCGCCTCACGGGACCTGACCGCCGAGTTCTCGTTCGTGCTGGCGATGATCGGGATCGATCTGTCGCGGCTCGCCGAGGAGATCATCCTGTGGAACACCAAGGAGTTCTCGTTCATCACCCTGGACGACGCCTACTCCACCGGCTCCTCGATCATGCCGCAGAAGAAGAATCCCGACATCGCCGAGCTCGCCCGCGGCAAGGCCGGCCGGGTGGTCGGCGACCTCGTGGGCCTGCTGACCACGCTGAAGGCACTGCCGCTGGCGTACAACCGCGATCTGCAGGAGGACAAGGAGCCCGTCTTCGACCAGGTCGACTCGCTCGACCTGGTGCTGCCCGCATTCACCGGGATGATGGCGACGCTGGTGTTCCACACCGACCGCATGGCCGAGCTCGCCCCGCAGGGCTTCTCGCTCGCCACGGACATCGCGGATCACCTGGTGCGCCGCGGGGTGCCGTTCCGCTCGGCGCACGAGATCTCGGGCGCCTGCGTCAAGGTCGCCGAGGAGCAGGACAAGGAGCTGTGGGACCTCACCGATCAGGAGCTGACCTCCATCTCCGAGCACCTCGACGGCTCCGTCCGCTCGGTGCTGTCGGTCGACGGCTCGATCGCCTCACGCGACGCGAAGGGCGGCACCGCACCGGTGCGCGTCGCGGAGCAGGAGGAGGCCGCCGACGCCGCGGCCTCCGCACTGCGCCGCTTCACCCGGGACCGCTGA
- the argF gene encoding ornithine carbamoyltransferase: MPRHFLRDDDLSPAEQKEVLALALELAGDRFAKRPLEGPRTVAVIFDKSSTRTRISFATGVTELGGSTLVIESGSSQLGRGESISDTTEVLTRMVSAIVWRTFGQERIEEMAATATVPVINALTDEFHPCQILADLQTIAQHTGGLADGEAALAGRSLAYLGDGANNMAHSYLLGGATAGLDVRIAAPASHRPDPQILARAEEIAATTGGRITLTEDPREAVTGATAVLTDTWVSMGQEGEDGRGEETFAPFQVTAELMGLSGGLFLHCLPAYRGKEVTAEVIDGPSSVVWDEAENRLHAQKALLTWLLEHPDDATAAHARPTGEQR, encoded by the coding sequence ATGCCCCGCCACTTCCTGCGCGATGACGACCTGAGCCCGGCCGAGCAGAAGGAGGTCCTCGCCCTCGCGCTCGAGCTCGCCGGCGACCGCTTCGCGAAGCGCCCGCTGGAGGGCCCTCGCACCGTCGCTGTCATATTCGACAAGTCCTCCACCCGCACCCGCATCTCCTTCGCGACCGGCGTCACCGAGCTCGGCGGCAGCACGCTGGTGATCGAGTCCGGATCCAGCCAGCTGGGCCGCGGCGAATCGATCTCCGACACCACCGAGGTGCTCACCCGGATGGTCTCCGCGATCGTGTGGCGCACCTTCGGCCAGGAGCGCATCGAGGAGATGGCCGCCACCGCCACCGTCCCGGTGATCAACGCCCTGACCGACGAGTTCCACCCCTGCCAGATCCTCGCGGACCTGCAGACCATCGCCCAGCACACCGGCGGTCTGGCCGACGGCGAGGCGGCGCTGGCCGGCCGCTCCCTGGCCTACCTCGGGGACGGGGCGAACAATATGGCGCACTCCTACCTGCTGGGCGGGGCGACCGCCGGCCTGGACGTGCGCATCGCCGCCCCCGCCTCGCACCGCCCGGATCCGCAGATCCTCGCGCGTGCCGAGGAGATCGCCGCCACCACCGGCGGGCGCATCACCCTCACGGAGGATCCCCGCGAGGCGGTCACCGGCGCCACCGCGGTGCTCACCGACACCTGGGTGTCGATGGGCCAGGAGGGAGAGGACGGACGCGGAGAGGAGACCTTCGCCCCGTTCCAGGTCACCGCAGAGCTGATGGGGCTCTCCGGCGGTCTCTTCCTGCACTGCCTGCCCGCCTATCGCGGCAAGGAGGTCACCGCCGAGGTGATCGACGGTCCGTCCTCCGTGGTCTGGGACGAGGCGGAGAACCGGCTGCACGCCCAGAAGGCACTGCTGACCTGGCTGCTGGAACACCCCGACGACGCCACAGCGGCCCACGCCCGCCCGACGGGGGAGCAGCGATGA
- a CDS encoding arginine repressor produces MSETRRGALAQTKTSRQQRIVQLLTHQEVSSQSQLAQLLTAEGIEVTQATLSRDLVELQAEKVRGSAGSLVYRLPPEGGSPRPAGPAPESELLEARLPRLAEGLLVSAEASGNLVVVRTPPGGAQYLASALDRSVMPDVLGTIAGDDTVLLVSRDPAGGDRLAERLLDLADGR; encoded by the coding sequence ATGAGCGAGACCCGTCGCGGCGCCCTCGCCCAGACCAAGACCTCCCGTCAGCAGCGGATCGTCCAGCTGCTCACCCACCAGGAGGTGTCCTCCCAGTCCCAGCTCGCGCAGCTGCTGACCGCCGAGGGCATCGAGGTCACCCAGGCCACCCTGTCCCGGGACCTGGTCGAACTGCAGGCGGAGAAGGTCCGCGGCTCGGCGGGGAGCCTCGTCTACCGCCTCCCGCCGGAAGGGGGCAGCCCGCGACCGGCCGGCCCGGCGCCCGAGAGCGAGCTGCTCGAGGCGCGCCTGCCACGCCTGGCAGAAGGCCTCCTCGTATCGGCGGAGGCCAGCGGAAACCTGGTGGTGGTCCGCACCCCGCCCGGAGGTGCGCAGTATCTCGCCTCCGCCCTGGACCGGTCCGTCATGCCGGACGTCCTCGGTACGATCGCCGGGGACGACACCGTGCTGCTGGTCTCCCGGGACCCCGCCGGAGGAGATCGGCTCGCCGAGCGCCTGCTCGACCTCGCGGACGGCCGATGA
- the argJ gene encoding bifunctional glutamate N-acetyltransferase/amino-acid acetyltransferase ArgJ produces MSITRPRGFRAVGLSAGIKSTPSADLALIVNDGPRDTAAAVFTANRVQAAPVLWSREAVADGRARTVVLNSGGANACTGPEGFADTHRTAEHLARQLEISAQDVLVCSTGLIGERLPMDPLLAGITAATGQLDAGRQADDSAARAIMTTDTVPKTAEATTASGAVVGGIAKGAGMLAPQLATMLVVLTTDADVDAATADAALRAATATTFDRVDSDACMSTNDTVILLASGASGITVSLDELTEAVRTVSADLARQLVADAEGASHDVHVIVRSAGTEQAALAVAREIARSNLVKAAIFGNDPNWGRIVSAAGCVPEAVAPFAVQDLSVTVNGVEVCRGGGAHRDRSEVDMTPRETLIEVDLGAGTATGDIWTNDLTHDYVEENSAYSS; encoded by the coding sequence GTGTCGATCACCCGCCCCCGCGGCTTCCGCGCCGTCGGCCTCTCCGCCGGCATCAAGTCCACCCCCAGCGCGGATCTCGCCCTCATCGTCAACGACGGTCCCCGTGACACCGCGGCCGCGGTCTTCACCGCCAACCGCGTCCAGGCCGCACCCGTGCTGTGGTCCCGGGAGGCAGTCGCCGACGGCCGCGCCCGCACGGTGGTGCTGAACTCCGGCGGCGCCAATGCCTGCACCGGCCCCGAGGGATTCGCCGACACCCACCGCACCGCCGAGCATCTGGCGAGGCAGCTCGAGATCTCCGCCCAGGACGTGCTGGTCTGCTCGACCGGCCTGATCGGGGAGCGGCTGCCGATGGATCCGCTGCTGGCCGGCATCACCGCCGCGACCGGGCAGCTGGACGCCGGGCGCCAGGCCGACGACTCCGCTGCGCGGGCGATCATGACCACCGACACCGTCCCCAAGACCGCCGAGGCCACCACCGCCTCCGGCGCCGTCGTGGGCGGGATCGCGAAGGGCGCGGGCATGCTCGCCCCACAGCTCGCGACCATGCTCGTGGTGCTCACCACCGATGCGGACGTCGACGCCGCGACCGCCGACGCCGCACTGCGGGCGGCCACCGCCACCACCTTCGACCGGGTCGACTCCGATGCCTGCATGTCCACCAACGACACCGTGATCCTGCTGGCCTCCGGGGCGAGCGGCATCACCGTCTCCCTCGATGAGCTCACCGAGGCCGTGCGGACCGTCAGCGCGGACCTGGCCCGGCAGCTGGTCGCCGATGCCGAGGGCGCCAGCCATGACGTCCACGTGATCGTGCGCTCGGCGGGCACCGAGCAGGCCGCGCTCGCCGTGGCCCGGGAGATCGCACGTTCGAATCTGGTCAAGGCCGCGATCTTCGGCAACGACCCCAACTGGGGGCGCATCGTCTCCGCCGCCGGCTGCGTGCCCGAGGCCGTCGCCCCCTTCGCCGTCCAGGATCTCTCCGTCACCGTCAACGGTGTCGAGGTGTGCCGCGGCGGGGGAGCCCACCGCGACCGCTCCGAGGTGGACATGACTCCGCGGGAGACCCTCATCGAGGTGGACCTCGGTGCGGGCACCGCCACCGGAGACATCTGGACCAACGACCTCACCCACGACTACGTCGAAGAGAACAGCGCCTACTCCTCATGA
- the tyrS gene encoding tyrosine--tRNA ligase, which produces MHSVLDELAWRGLVVQTTGREALGSALADGPVSLYCGFDPTAASLHVGHLTQVLTMRRLQLAGHHPYALVGGATGLIGDPRMSGERVLNDSEIVGRWVDSLRGQISRFLDLEGEFAVTMVNNLDWIGQMSALDFLRDMGKHFRMGTMLAKDTVARRLQSDEGISYTEFSYQVLQGIDYLELHRRHGVSLQYGGNDQWGNLLAGVDLIHKVDGEDVHALTTPLVTKADGSKFGKSEGGAVWLDAELTSPYAFHQFWLNAADADVVNYLKYFTFRTREEIAELEHATVEASHQRAAQKSLADDLTTMVHGQQATNQAKAAAAVLFGRGDVRELDGSTLQAVARELPGATVGPTTSLVEAFIDTGIAASKGAARRDADGGGLSVNGEKISSEDLQGEVGDLSALPGGHLLLRRGRKSAAMVRIAG; this is translated from the coding sequence ATGCATTCCGTCCTGGACGAGCTCGCCTGGCGAGGACTCGTCGTGCAGACCACCGGGCGTGAGGCGCTCGGCAGCGCTCTGGCGGACGGACCGGTCAGTCTGTATTGCGGGTTCGACCCGACAGCTGCATCGCTCCATGTCGGCCACCTGACACAGGTGCTCACCATGCGTCGCCTGCAGCTGGCCGGCCACCATCCCTACGCCCTCGTGGGTGGGGCGACCGGCCTGATCGGCGACCCGCGGATGTCGGGCGAGAGGGTGCTGAACGACTCCGAGATCGTCGGCCGGTGGGTGGACAGCCTGCGTGGCCAGATCTCCCGCTTCCTCGATCTCGAGGGCGAGTTCGCGGTGACGATGGTGAACAACCTCGACTGGATCGGCCAGATGAGCGCCCTGGATTTCCTGCGGGACATGGGCAAGCACTTCCGCATGGGCACCATGCTCGCCAAGGACACGGTGGCAAGGCGTCTGCAGAGCGATGAGGGGATCAGCTACACCGAGTTCAGCTACCAGGTGCTCCAGGGCATCGACTACCTCGAGCTGCATCGCCGCCATGGGGTGTCCCTGCAGTACGGAGGCAATGACCAGTGGGGGAACCTCCTGGCAGGCGTCGACCTGATCCACAAGGTCGACGGCGAGGACGTCCATGCCCTGACCACACCACTGGTCACCAAGGCGGACGGCAGCAAGTTCGGCAAGAGCGAGGGCGGGGCAGTCTGGTTGGATGCGGAGCTGACCAGCCCGTATGCCTTCCATCAGTTCTGGCTCAATGCGGCCGATGCGGATGTCGTGAACTACCTGAAGTACTTCACGTTCCGCACCCGCGAGGAGATCGCGGAGCTGGAGCATGCCACGGTCGAGGCCTCCCATCAGCGCGCGGCGCAGAAGTCCCTGGCGGATGACCTGACCACGATGGTCCATGGCCAGCAGGCGACGAACCAGGCGAAGGCCGCAGCTGCGGTGCTCTTCGGCCGCGGGGATGTGCGCGAGCTCGACGGATCGACACTGCAGGCTGTCGCTCGCGAACTGCCCGGCGCCACGGTGGGGCCCACCACGTCCCTGGTGGAGGCATTCATCGACACCGGCATCGCGGCTTCCAAGGGTGCGGCCCGACGAGACGCCGATGGGGGAGGGCTCTCGGTCAACGGCGAGAAGATCAGCTCTGAGGATCTGCAGGGCGAGGTCGGTGACCTGTCCGCGCTGCCCGGCGGCCACCTGTTGCTGCGCCGTGGTCGCAAGAGTGCAGCGATGGTCCGCATCGCCGGCTGA
- a CDS encoding ABC transporter permease, which produces MPPNLVFLAKRAATYLVVFLVSVVLNFVLPRLMPNDPAQSMIRDIYDKTGQRPSEYQMTIIHNMYGDPSASIWEQFWNYLVQLARLDLGRSIMYYPMEVTDLIVQALPWTVYLGLVSTLLGWLIGTYLGARLGWRPGRLLDTIVTPFAMFFSSIPPFWLGLLLVWYLSYSKGLFPAQGAVNQRVRPAELTNLDWVLSIAYHSLLPLVCLIVVGFTGWLFSMRNMMITTVNEDYVHLARAKGLTPERVRNAYAARNALLPNITGLAMSMGGVLMAVVLAEAVFIYPGLGGLIGASTAVRDYPLMQALLLIVIVLSLIFNFIADSVYVLLDPRTREGS; this is translated from the coding sequence GTGCCTCCGAACCTGGTCTTCCTGGCCAAGCGAGCCGCGACCTACCTGGTGGTCTTCCTGGTATCGGTGGTGCTGAACTTCGTGCTCCCCCGCTTGATGCCGAACGACCCCGCCCAATCGATGATCCGCGACATCTACGACAAGACGGGCCAGCGCCCCTCCGAGTACCAGATGACGATCATCCACAACATGTACGGCGACCCCAGCGCCTCGATCTGGGAGCAGTTCTGGAACTATCTCGTCCAGCTCGCTCGGCTCGATCTGGGACGCTCGATCATGTATTACCCGATGGAGGTCACCGACCTCATCGTGCAGGCCCTGCCGTGGACCGTGTACCTGGGCCTGGTCTCGACCCTGCTGGGCTGGCTCATCGGCACCTACCTCGGGGCACGGCTGGGCTGGCGGCCCGGACGGCTGCTCGACACCATCGTCACCCCGTTTGCGATGTTCTTCTCCTCGATCCCGCCGTTCTGGCTGGGCCTGCTGCTGGTCTGGTACCTCTCGTACTCCAAGGGGCTGTTCCCAGCACAGGGCGCGGTGAACCAGCGGGTCCGTCCCGCCGAGCTGACGAATCTCGACTGGGTCCTGAGCATCGCGTACCACTCGCTGCTGCCGCTGGTCTGCCTGATCGTGGTCGGCTTCACCGGCTGGCTGTTCAGCATGCGCAACATGATGATCACCACCGTCAACGAGGACTACGTCCACCTGGCCCGCGCCAAGGGGCTCACCCCCGAGCGCGTGCGCAACGCGTACGCCGCCCGCAACGCGCTGCTGCCCAACATCACGGGTCTGGCGATGTCGATGGGCGGGGTGCTGATGGCCGTCGTGCTGGCCGAGGCCGTGTTCATCTACCCCGGCCTGGGCGGCCTGATCGGGGCCTCGACGGCGGTGCGCGACTACCCCCTGATGCAGGCGCTGCTTCTGATCGTCATCGTGCTCAGCCTGATCTTCAACTTCATCGCGGACAGCGTCTACGTGCTGCTGGACCCGCGCACCCGGGAAGGGAGCTGA
- a CDS encoding polyprenyl synthetase family protein produces MPSTLPGVPDIDEDLASRIVDRLGAIEHLLRDSVSSSDDMMRWTGRHLMDAGGKRVRPMLVLLAASLGDIDAAGVQDAAVLVELTHLASLYHDDVMDSAPTRRGTDSAHALWGNNVAILTGDFLFARASALSARIGTDAVRLHSETFERLCLGQLHETVGPKAGEDPFEHYISVLSDKTASLLSLAGGLGASLSGAPESTADVMRRYGEKVGVAFQLADDVLDLESDADTSGKTPGIDLREGVPTMPTLLVRRRAAAHPDSRSLEIVERLDGDLSSDSALDELVGLLRADPALEETRELAARTADEASATLAELPAGDARDALTAFTTTLVRRNR; encoded by the coding sequence ATGCCGTCCACGCTGCCGGGCGTTCCCGACATCGACGAGGACCTCGCGAGCCGGATCGTCGACCGCCTCGGAGCCATCGAGCACCTCCTGCGCGACTCCGTCTCCAGCTCCGATGACATGATGCGGTGGACGGGCCGGCATCTCATGGATGCAGGCGGCAAGCGCGTCCGACCCATGCTGGTGCTGCTCGCCGCCTCCCTCGGGGACATCGATGCCGCCGGGGTCCAGGATGCTGCTGTGCTGGTGGAGCTGACTCACCTGGCCAGCCTGTACCACGACGATGTCATGGACTCCGCCCCCACTCGACGCGGCACCGACAGCGCCCACGCCCTGTGGGGGAACAACGTCGCCATCCTCACCGGGGACTTCCTCTTCGCCCGGGCCAGCGCGCTCAGCGCGCGGATCGGCACCGACGCGGTGCGCCTGCACTCGGAGACCTTCGAGCGGCTCTGCCTCGGACAGCTGCACGAGACCGTCGGCCCCAAGGCGGGGGAGGACCCTTTCGAGCACTACATCTCGGTGCTCTCCGATAAGACCGCCTCTCTGCTCTCCCTCGCCGGCGGCCTCGGTGCATCGCTCTCCGGCGCCCCGGAGAGCACGGCGGACGTGATGCGCCGCTACGGGGAGAAGGTGGGAGTGGCGTTCCAGCTCGCAGATGACGTCCTGGACCTCGAGAGCGACGCCGACACGAGCGGCAAGACGCCGGGCATCGACCTGCGCGAAGGAGTCCCCACCATGCCGACGCTCCTGGTCCGTCGCCGGGCCGCAGCTCATCCGGATTCCCGCAGCCTCGAGATCGTCGAGCGGCTCGACGGAGACCTGAGCTCCGACTCAGCCCTCGACGAGCTGGTGGGGCTGCTGCGCGCCGATCCGGCACTGGAAGAGACTCGTGAGCTCGCTGCCCGCACCGCGGACGAGGCGAGCGCGACCCTTGCAGAGCTGCCCGCCGGAGACGCCAGGGACGCGCTGACGGCATTCACCACCACCCTGGTGCGACGCAACCGCTGA
- the argC gene encoding N-acetyl-gamma-glutamyl-phosphate reductase → MALNSGDASPSTAAPLGETTHRPRIAVVGASGYAGGETLRLLAGHPGIEVATVAAHSSAGKHLSEVAPHIDLGHDPVLAETSVDTLRGHDAVVLALPHGQSGQIAAALRAEDPEVLVLDLGADHRLESAEDWSDYYSSEHSGTWTYGMPELLLADGTRQRDQLVGAREIAVPGCNATAVSLALAPLLRAGLLDAERLSAVLPVGYSGAGRAAKQHLLFSEASGSASPYAVGGSHRHVPEVLQNLRRATGRDGQRLAFTPVLVPMSRGILAVCTAPVDEGTSTADLLAALQADYAEEHFITVLPEGVFPSTGEVAGANTLRIGAAVDHRSGQATVISALDNLVKGTAGAALQSLNLALGLPEATGLTRTALAP, encoded by the coding sequence ATGGCTCTCAACTCCGGCGACGCGTCCCCCTCCACCGCAGCTCCCCTGGGCGAGACGACGCATCGACCCCGCATCGCCGTCGTCGGAGCCTCCGGCTACGCCGGGGGCGAGACGCTGCGGTTGCTCGCCGGGCATCCGGGCATCGAGGTGGCGACCGTGGCCGCGCACTCGAGCGCCGGCAAGCACCTCTCCGAGGTCGCCCCGCACATCGACCTCGGCCACGACCCGGTGCTGGCCGAGACGAGCGTGGACACGCTGCGCGGCCACGACGCGGTCGTGCTCGCCCTGCCCCATGGCCAGTCCGGGCAGATCGCCGCCGCGCTGCGCGCCGAGGACCCGGAGGTGCTGGTGCTGGACCTCGGGGCGGATCACCGCCTGGAGAGCGCCGAGGACTGGAGCGACTACTACTCCAGCGAGCACTCCGGCACCTGGACCTACGGCATGCCCGAGCTGCTGCTGGCCGATGGCACCCGCCAGCGGGACCAGCTGGTCGGCGCCCGCGAGATCGCGGTGCCCGGCTGCAACGCCACCGCCGTCTCCCTCGCCCTCGCGCCCCTGCTGCGCGCCGGGCTCCTCGACGCCGAACGGCTCAGCGCCGTGCTCCCCGTCGGCTACTCCGGGGCCGGCCGCGCCGCCAAGCAGCATCTGCTTTTCAGCGAGGCCTCCGGCTCCGCCTCCCCCTACGCCGTGGGCGGCAGCCACCGCCACGTCCCCGAGGTGTTGCAGAACCTGCGCCGCGCCACCGGACGGGACGGCCAGCGCCTCGCCTTCACCCCCGTGCTGGTGCCGATGAGCCGGGGCATCCTCGCCGTGTGCACCGCACCCGTGGACGAGGGCACCTCCACCGCCGACCTCCTCGCCGCGCTGCAGGCCGACTACGCCGAGGAGCACTTCATCACCGTGCTGCCCGAAGGCGTCTTCCCCTCCACCGGTGAGGTCGCTGGCGCGAACACGCTCCGCATCGGGGCCGCCGTGGACCATCGCAGCGGCCAGGCCACCGTGATCTCCGCCCTGGACAACCTGGTCAAGGGCACCGCCGGCGCGGCGCTCCAGTCCCTGAACCTGGCGCTCGGGCTGCCCGAGGCCACGGGACTGACCCGTACCGCACTGGCCCCCTGA
- a CDS encoding argininosuccinate synthase, whose product MTEKIVLAYSGGLDTSVAIGWIHDATGADVIACAVDVGQGGEDLEVIRQRALDCGAVEAYVADARDEFANEYCMRALQANSLYMDAYPNVSAISRPVITKHLVKAAKKFGATTVAHGCTGKGNDQVRFEVSITSLAPELKCIAPVRDLALTRDKAIEYAERKGLPIETTKHNPFSIDQNVWGRAIETGFLEDIWNEPTKDVFSYTDDPAFPPVADEVVISFEHGIPTAIDGRAVSPLEAIQELNRRAGAQGIGRIDIVEDRLVGIKSREVYEAPGAMTLITAHQELERVTLEREQARFKRTVSDRWTDLVYDGQWFSPLKKSLDAFLTDTQRYVNGDIRMTLHGGRATVTGRRTETGLYDFNLATYDEGDTFDQGSARGFIDIYGLAAKQAAARDVAFGNGEDLDAAEGQA is encoded by the coding sequence GTGACTGAAAAGATCGTCCTCGCCTACTCCGGCGGCCTCGACACCTCCGTCGCCATCGGCTGGATCCATGACGCCACCGGCGCCGACGTCATCGCCTGCGCGGTGGATGTCGGCCAGGGCGGCGAGGATCTCGAGGTGATCCGCCAGCGAGCCCTGGACTGCGGCGCCGTCGAGGCCTATGTCGCCGACGCCCGCGATGAGTTCGCGAACGAGTACTGCATGCGTGCCCTGCAGGCGAACTCGCTGTACATGGATGCCTACCCGAACGTCTCCGCGATCTCCCGTCCGGTGATCACCAAGCACCTGGTGAAGGCGGCCAAGAAGTTCGGCGCCACCACGGTCGCCCACGGCTGCACCGGCAAAGGCAACGATCAGGTCCGCTTCGAGGTCTCGATCACCTCCCTGGCTCCCGAGCTCAAGTGCATCGCCCCGGTGCGCGACCTCGCCCTGACCCGCGACAAGGCCATCGAGTACGCCGAGCGCAAGGGCCTGCCGATCGAGACCACCAAGCACAACCCGTTCTCGATCGATCAGAACGTGTGGGGCCGCGCCATCGAGACCGGCTTCCTCGAGGACATCTGGAACGAGCCCACCAAGGACGTCTTCAGCTACACCGACGACCCCGCCTTTCCCCCGGTCGCCGACGAGGTCGTCATCTCCTTCGAGCACGGCATCCCGACGGCGATCGACGGCCGCGCCGTCAGTCCGCTCGAGGCGATCCAGGAGCTCAACCGCCGCGCCGGCGCCCAGGGCATCGGCCGGATCGACATCGTCGAGGACCGCCTGGTGGGCATCAAGTCCCGTGAGGTCTACGAGGCCCCCGGCGCGATGACGCTGATCACCGCGCACCAGGAGCTCGAGCGCGTCACCCTCGAACGCGAGCAGGCCCGCTTCAAGCGCACCGTCAGCGACCGCTGGACGGATCTGGTCTACGACGGCCAGTGGTTCTCCCCGCTGAAGAAGTCCCTGGACGCCTTCCTGACCGACACCCAGCGCTACGTCAACGGCGATATCCGGATGACCCTCCACGGCGGCCGCGCCACCGTCACCGGTCGCCGCACCGAGACCGGCCTGTACGACTTCAACCTCGCGACCTACGACGAGGGCGACACCTTCGACCAGGGCAGTGCACGCGGCTTCATCGACATCTACGGCCTGGCCGCCAAGCAGGCCGCAGCCCGCGACGTCGCCTTCGGCAACGGCGAGGACCTCGACGCCGCCGAGGGGCAGGCATGA